The DNA window TTGCGGTGGGTATGGCCGCTGTGCTGCAGGAATACGCCAGGGGCACGTTCGTAGAGCGTCTGGAGTTCGAGGCTGTCGGGGCGGTTGAGGACGAAACCCGGTCCGGCGGTATTGGTCAGCCCGGACTCGATGGTCACGGGGTGGTGGCCGAATACCAGCGTCGGGCGGTCCGGATCGTCGCGCAGTAGTTCGGCCAGCCGGTCGAATTGCGGGCGCTCGATACTGCCGCCCGAACCGTCGAGTTCACTGGTGTCCAGACCGAGTAAACGCAGGCCACGCGTCTCGTGCTCGATCAGCTGCTGACGTGGATGGAATTCCGCGGCCCAACAGTCGTAGTGATCCGCGGGCGCGGGCGCGCAGCCCTGATAGTCCGATCCGACGTGCGGGCGGTCGTGATTGCCGCGCACGGCGAGGTAGTCGCGGCCCTGTGTACCCCACGCGTCGAGGTGTGCGCGGACTCCGCGCGATTCCTCGGGTTTCGCCTCGGCGGTGAGATCGCCCGCGATCAGCAGTGTGCCGGCGCCGCGGTCAGGGCGGCGCAGATCATCGAGCAGTGCGGCCAGCATCACCTCCGGATACGGCGGCAGCCCCGGCTCCTGCCGAAAGCCCGGCGGCACGTTGTCGACGATGAGTCCGCTCACCCGCTCGCCGTAGTGCACGTCGTTGGCGAGGGCGAGGGTGCGCAGCGGGCGGCCCGGCGGTGGTGTCAGGGTGGTGAACTCGCCGGTGGATTCCGGACTTCCAGGTGCCAGGGTGGTCAATGAGAGGGCGGGCGCGGCCCTCGCGCCGTTCGACCAGGCCTCGAAGCGGTAGGCGCGGCCCGGTTCGAGACCATCGATCTGCGCATAGTGGAACGGGGTGCGCTCGTCCTCGGCGTAGGCCGTCGCCGGAGCCAGTGGCGAGTCCGCTGGGCCCAGGCGCACTTCGGCGTCGGTATCGACCGGCAGCAGTCGCCCGGCTGGATCGGGGGCCACCGTCGTCCAGGTGAGGATCACCGATCGATCGGTGACGGTGACGACTTCCAGATCGGTTGCCAAGAGTGGATTCGGTTGGGCCCGAACCGAAATCGGGTCGGCAACGGCGGTGAGTGCGGCCAGCCCGACTGCGCTGAGGAAGGTCCGGCGCGACGATCCGCAGCAGCTCATCCGACGAGATTACGTCAGTTCTTACCCGACTCCGCCGAGCAGACCTTCCACTTACCGTCTTCCTTTTTCAGGTGCTCGGTGGTGCCGGTGTCGGTATCGGGCACCTCGCCCGGAATCGTCAGCGTGAGTTTGCCGGTGATCTTGGCGGTGGCCCGGTCGCCGGTGATGACGATGTTGTCGATCTTGTCGATGCTGACGTCGATCTTGGCGGTATCGAAATCCTTCTTCTGCTCTTCGGTCAATGTGTCGAACTCCGCGCGATCGGCCGTGCACGCCTTGGCTGCCGCGGCGGCGAAACCATCCGACCCGAGTGTGTCGTAGAAGTCGTGGATCGCCACCTGGATCTTCTTCTCGTCCGAGGCCAGCGGCGTTTTACCCTGCACGGTCAGCAGCACGCCCGCGGCCACCGCACCGGCGATGACGAGCACCAGCACCAGCAGTCCGATGATCAGTCCCGTCCGGCGCTTCTTCGGCGGTCCCTGGTAACCCGGCGGGGGATAGCCGCCCGGACCGCCCGGCGGTGGGTAACCTTGGCCGCCTTGCGGAGGTGGATAGCCCTGGCCGCCTTGCGGCGGTGGGTATCCCGGCCCGCCCTGCGGCGGATATCCGTACGGTTGCTGTGGTTGACCGTACGGTTGCTGAGGTTGTCCGTACGGTTGCTGCGGTTGTCCGTAGCCCTGCCCCGGCTGCTGCGGATCTCCGAATGGCGGCTGCCCGCCCGGCGGATATGTCATCGTCCCGTCCTCCCGCTCACACCCCGGTCTGACTGGAAGATTACGGCAACTCGGGCTAGGTGAACCGAACATCGGCCGACAGTCGCGCGCCCCGGTGCACAACGCGAACGGCCCCGTATCCACTGGACACGGGGCCGTCGGGGCGACGGTTACTGGGCGGGCGGCTGGCACTGCGGCGGCGGACCCTGCTGGTCACCCGGGGGCGGACCCTGGTGATCGCCAGGAGGCGGACCCTGCTGGTCACCGGGCGGCGGTCCCTGGTGATCGCCGGGAGGCGGACCCTGGTGGTCACCGGGCGGCGGCGGACACTGCTGCCCCGACGCGGGTGCCTGCGGCGGCTGATCCGCACTCGCGACGCCCGCACCGACACCCAGCAGCCCGAGCGCCACCGCACCGGCCGCAGCGGTCGTCACCAGCTTCGACTTGAAACCCATCAACGGTTCCTCCTGTTCTCGGATCTCGATCCGAAACCATCGGCCGGCAACTACCGCCCGACCCGAGAATCGTTGCGGCCCAACATGGGCTTCCGATTGGCGCAACATAAGCGCCAGCTGTGTGCGTACCCGCTGCGCCGGATCCGTACCCGACGCCGCAGAATCCGCGACCCCCGATCGGGATCAGCAGTTGTCCTCGAGTGTGCTTTCGGTTGACAACCGGCGCGTCGCCCACGTGTCATGGCCATTGATTGAGCCGAGAGCAAGACAGCTTCGGGCTTCCGTCCGGATTCGCCTCTGATTCCGGCCAGTTGGCGGAGTCGCTGCCTTTGCACGCGCTGTTGTCGTTGTTGGGGTCGACGTGCCCGAACAGGCACGGTCCGTTGACCGGTGTCGGTGCCGCGTCGGCTGGCGGGGTGATCGCACCGAACAGCGATGCGGTGATCGCGCACGCCGCGAGGGCGGCTCTGATGATCTTCACTTGTTTCCTCCATCAGGGATTCCAAGAAGACGGCCCGGCCCTCACGCACGAGGGTCGGGCCGCCTTTTGGTGTTCAGAGCTACTACTTGTGGCTCGGCGGCAGTTATCGCCCCCACGGCCGAATTACGTCGTCGCCTCGGTCTTCGCGCGGGTCTTGATTCCAGTTGTCGTGGTTGTTGCCATCCGGTCCTGGGTCCTCCACTCGTGCCACCATCTTGTTGGTCACCTCCCTTCGAGCGTCGTTGCTTTCCAGCGGGGGTTATGCACCGTCCACGTCGACAAACCGAAACGGAGCGTGTGGCGCGTAGGTCTCTGCGGGGCTGACCGTGTTCAGCTCGCACTGCTGCACAAGTCGTTTCGGCACTTGGCCGCCGAAGTGTTCGAGACTCGGCGCGATCACCGCGTCGACATCGAGGGCTTGGACCACGTTGACCAGCCGCCCCTCTGGGTCGACGGTCTCGGCACCGAACGTCACGGTCTTGGCGAGGTCGTAGCCGAGACGTTTTGCGCGGCTGCGGATTTGAATCTCATCCCAGTCTTGGGAGACACCTGAGATGTCCTTGCGCAGGTAACCGATCGCGGTGGGTGTTGCCCTCACTGTCCTGCCCCGTTCATGCTCACGATGGCAGCGCCGTCGCACGGCAGGAATTCGCGGTACGGCCGCGCGTTGATCACCGATCGCCCGCGATCGGTGATCCGCCAGCCAACCGGGACTGTGCGGGAACCGTGGGCGAGACCGGAGTCGGCGAGCCCTTGCAGCGCTGCCCGCGTGGCAGCCTCGGCGCGACCCGCGTGGCCGCACAGTTCGCGCACGGTCAGCGCTTGCGCGGGTTCCAGAATCG is part of the Nocardia sp. NBC_00565 genome and encodes:
- a CDS encoding metallophosphoesterase, translating into MSCCGSSRRTFLSAVGLAALTAVADPISVRAQPNPLLATDLEVVTVTDRSVILTWTTVAPDPAGRLLPVDTDAEVRLGPADSPLAPATAYAEDERTPFHYAQIDGLEPGRAYRFEAWSNGARAAPALSLTTLAPGSPESTGEFTTLTPPPGRPLRTLALANDVHYGERVSGLIVDNVPPGFRQEPGLPPYPEVMLAALLDDLRRPDRGAGTLLIAGDLTAEAKPEESRGVRAHLDAWGTQGRDYLAVRGNHDRPHVGSDYQGCAPAPADHYDCWAAEFHPRQQLIEHETRGLRLLGLDTSELDGSGGSIERPQFDRLAELLRDDPDRPTLVFGHHPVTIESGLTNTAGPGFVLNRPDSLELQTLYERAPGVFLQHSGHTHRNRRTRPDTTCAVEFLEVAAVKEYPGGYSLLRLYEGGYMINFYKTRTAAACQWSATTRGEYFGLLPDYTLGTFADRNHVVLRDFSGLS
- a CDS encoding Rv0361 family membrane protein, yielding MTYPPGGQPPFGDPQQPGQGYGQPQQPYGQPQQPYGQPQQPYGYPPQGGPGYPPPQGGQGYPPPQGGQGYPPPGGPGGYPPPGYQGPPKKRRTGLIIGLLVLVLVIAGAVAAGVLLTVQGKTPLASDEKKIQVAIHDFYDTLGSDGFAAAAAKACTADRAEFDTLTEEQKKDFDTAKIDVSIDKIDNIVITGDRATAKITGKLTLTIPGEVPDTDTGTTEHLKKEDGKWKVCSAESGKN